One window of Syngnathus acus chromosome 16, fSynAcu1.2, whole genome shotgun sequence genomic DNA carries:
- the si:ch73-54f23.4 gene encoding E3 ubiquitin-protein ligase TRIM69, which produces MAALNAKLAEEDSAEMLKDIQDLIKKSQVRFAPPPEAELHSGHFVGPIQYRIWKRMRSCLYPNITAVTLDPETAHPLLSVSPSCTSPGFNAAGDAPGYGQDEPKRFRHNDCVLGRKGFSAGRHYWEVEVGRKTAWRLGVARADLPRGEMVATGTSAGLWTLALKNGDILACTDPTPVRSTWRFSQLAWASFSTAKRRRRLLLPLYPFYNPCDDDNGRNTAPISIFSPSL; this is translated from the exons ATGGCCGCGCTCAACGCCAAATTAGCTGAAGAAGACAGCGCCGAGATGCTCAAG GACATACAAGATCTGATTAAAAA ATCTCAGGTCAGATTTGCGCCCCCTCCAGAAGCTGAGCTGCACTCGGGCCACTTTGTGGGACCCATTCAGTACAGAATATGGAAGCGCATGAGAAGCTGTCTCTACCCAA ACATCACAGCAGTGACGCTGGACCCAGAGACAGCCCACCCTCTGCTGTCCGTGTCGCCGTCGTGCACTTCGCCGGGCTTCAACGCCGCCGGAGACGCGCCGGGATATGGGCAGGACGAGCCCAAACGCTTCCGGCACAACGACTGCGTGCTGGGTCGCAAGGGCTTCAGCGCGGGTCGGCACTACTGGGAGGTGGAAGTGGGCCGCAAGACGGCATGGAGGCTGGGCGTGGCACGGGCCGACCTCCCCCGAGGGGAGATGGTGGCCACGGGTACCTCCGCCGGTCTTTGGACTTTGGCCCTGAAGAATGGAGACATTTTGGCTTGCACCGATCCCACGCCTGTCAGGTCAACGTGGCGCTTCTCCCAACTCGCGTGGGCGTCTTTCTCGACTGCGAAAAGGAGGA GAAGGCTTCTGCTTCCTTTGTACCCCTTCTACAACCCGTGCGATGACGACAACGGCAGGAACACAGCTCCCATTAGCATCTTTAGCCCCTCGCTATGA